The Proteus vulgaris genome has a segment encoding these proteins:
- the fbaA gene encoding fructose-bisphosphate aldolase codes for MSKVFDFVKPGVITGDDVQKVFAVAKENKFALPAVNCVGTDSINAVLEAAAKVRSPVIVQFSNGGAAFIAGKGLKSDVPQQAAILGAISGAHHVHQMAEYYGVPVILHTDHCAKKLLPWIDGLLDAGEKHYAKTGKPLFSSHMIDLSEESLEENIEICAKYLARMAKIDMTLEIELGCTGGEEDGVDNTGMDSSALYTQPEDVAYAYEKLSAVSPRFTIAASFGNVHGVYKPGNVQLTPKILRNSQDYVSEKFNLPHNSLDFVFHGGSGSSAEEIKEAVDYGVIKMNIDTDTQWATWDGILQFYKKNEGYLQGQLGNPEGADKPNKKYYDPRNWLRQAQSSMVVRLEQAFKELNAIDVL; via the coding sequence ATGTCTAAAGTTTTTGATTTCGTGAAACCGGGTGTCATCACGGGTGATGATGTACAAAAAGTATTTGCAGTAGCAAAAGAAAATAAATTTGCTCTACCTGCGGTTAACTGTGTAGGTACTGACTCAATTAATGCTGTGTTAGAAGCTGCGGCGAAAGTTCGTTCTCCTGTTATTGTACAGTTCTCTAACGGTGGTGCTGCATTTATCGCAGGTAAAGGCCTTAAATCAGATGTACCACAGCAAGCTGCTATTTTAGGCGCAATTTCTGGTGCGCATCATGTACACCAAATGGCTGAATATTACGGTGTGCCTGTTATTTTGCATACTGACCACTGTGCAAAAAAATTATTACCATGGATTGATGGTTTGTTAGATGCAGGTGAAAAACACTACGCGAAAACAGGTAAACCTCTGTTCTCTTCTCATATGATTGACTTATCAGAAGAGTCATTAGAAGAAAACATTGAAATCTGTGCTAAATATTTAGCGCGTATGGCTAAAATCGATATGACTTTAGAAATCGAATTAGGCTGTACTGGTGGTGAAGAAGACGGTGTTGATAACACGGGGATGGATAGCTCAGCGCTTTATACTCAACCAGAAGATGTTGCTTACGCATACGAAAAACTGAGTGCAGTAAGTCCTCGCTTCACTATCGCTGCTTCTTTCGGTAACGTTCACGGTGTTTATAAACCAGGTAACGTTCAGTTAACGCCAAAAATTCTCCGTAATTCACAAGACTACGTATCAGAGAAATTCAACCTGCCACACAATAGTTTAGATTTTGTTTTCCACGGCGGTTCGGGTTCTTCAGCAGAAGAAATCAAAGAAGCAGTTGATTACGGTGTTATCAAAATGAATATCGATACTGATACTCAGTGGGCAACTTGGGATGGTATTTTACAGTTCTACAAAAAGAACGAAGGCTATCTACAAGGTCAGTTAGGTAACCCAGAAGGTGCAGATAAACCTAACAAGAAATACTACGATCCACGTAACTGGTTACGCCAAGCACAATCATCTATGGTTGTTCGCTTAGAGCAAGCATTTAAAGAATTGAATGCGATTGATGTTCTGTAA
- the epd gene encoding erythrose 4-phosphate dehydrogenase, whose translation MTIRVAINGFGRIGRNVLRALYESGKRAEITVIAINELADAQGIGHLLKYDSSHGRFAWDVRINNDLLQVGDDTIRLFHHADITDLPWGELGIDVVLDCSGAYGSRVDGEAHIAQGAKKVLFSHPGTTDLDATVVFGVNQHELKKEHRIVSNASCTTNCIIPIIKMMDDAFNIESGTVTTIHAAMNDQPVIDAYHKDLRRTRAAGQSIIPVDTKLAAGITRIFPKFKDHFEAISVRVPTINVTAIDLSVTVKTAVNVLDVNRLIQKSATGAFRGIVDYTELPLVSTDFNHDPHSAIVDGTQTRVSGQHLIKTLVWCDNEWGFANRMLDTTLAMAATGFK comes from the coding sequence ATGACAATCAGAGTCGCTATTAACGGTTTTGGTCGTATAGGGCGTAATGTGTTAAGAGCGCTTTATGAATCAGGTAAACGGGCTGAAATAACGGTTATTGCAATAAATGAATTGGCTGATGCGCAAGGTATTGGGCATCTTCTCAAGTATGACTCCAGCCACGGACGTTTTGCTTGGGATGTACGAATTAATAACGATTTATTGCAAGTAGGTGATGATACTATTCGTCTCTTTCATCACGCTGATATTACTGATTTACCTTGGGGTGAACTTGGTATCGATGTCGTACTTGATTGTAGTGGTGCTTACGGCTCTCGTGTTGATGGCGAAGCGCATATTGCACAAGGTGCCAAAAAAGTGCTCTTTTCTCATCCCGGCACAACAGATTTAGATGCAACAGTGGTTTTTGGTGTTAATCAACATGAACTTAAAAAAGAGCATCGTATTGTTTCAAATGCATCTTGTACAACAAATTGCATTATTCCCATCATTAAAATGATGGATGATGCGTTTAATATAGAATCAGGAACAGTAACAACAATCCATGCAGCCATGAACGATCAACCCGTGATTGATGCATATCATAAGGATTTACGCCGTACTCGTGCCGCAGGACAATCTATTATTCCTGTTGATACGAAATTGGCCGCAGGAATTACTCGGATTTTCCCAAAATTTAAGGATCATTTTGAGGCAATTTCTGTACGAGTTCCTACAATTAATGTGACGGCAATTGATTTAAGTGTGACTGTAAAAACAGCTGTAAATGTGTTAGATGTCAATCGGTTAATTCAAAAATCAGCAACTGGCGCATTTCGTGGTATAGTGGATTACACAGAATTGCCATTAGTCTCAACTGATTTTAACCACGATCCTCATAGTGCTATCGTTGATGGCACACAAACAAGGGTCAGTGGGCAACACCTGATCAAGACGTTAGTCTGGTGTGATAATGAATGGGGCTTTGCTAATAGAATGCTTGATACAACGTTAGCTATGGCTGCAACTGGTTTTAAATAA
- the hpaC gene encoding 4-hydroxyphenylacetate 3-monooxygenase, reductase component — translation MSEEKQANPLFRDAMASLGAAVNIVATNGHAGCCGLTATAVCSVTDTPPTVMVCINSKSQMNTIFQENGKLSINILNHEQEEMACHFAGMTGLAMAERFTQPGWQNGQLQQPVLTNALACLEGDIYDVRQVGTHFVYMAEIKNIAVREDGDGLIYFKRRFHSVKNELVPISI, via the coding sequence ATGTCTGAGGAAAAACAGGCTAACCCACTTTTTCGGGATGCAATGGCAAGCTTAGGTGCTGCGGTCAATATCGTTGCAACAAATGGCCATGCTGGGTGCTGTGGTTTAACCGCAACAGCAGTATGCTCAGTGACTGACACCCCACCAACCGTGATGGTTTGTATCAACAGTAAAAGTCAGATGAATACCATTTTTCAAGAAAATGGAAAATTAAGCATTAATATATTGAATCATGAACAGGAAGAAATGGCCTGTCATTTCGCCGGAATGACTGGGCTTGCGATGGCAGAACGTTTTACCCAACCAGGATGGCAAAACGGTCAATTACAACAACCGGTATTAACAAATGCACTCGCCTGCTTAGAAGGCGATATTTATGATGTTCGCCAAGTTGGCACACATTTTGTTTATATGGCTGAAATTAAAAATATTGCTGTACGTGAAGATGGTGACGGACTCATTTATTTTAAACGTCGTTTCCATTCTGTTAAAAATGAATTGGTGCCTATCTCCATTTAA
- the pgk gene encoding phosphoglycerate kinase, producing MSVIKMTDLDLAGKRVLIRADLNVPVKDGKVTSDARIRASLPTIEAALKQGAKVMVTSHLGRPTEGEYNEEFSLKPVVDYLKDKLTAPVSLAKDYLNGVEVNAGELVVLENVRFNKGEKKDDETLSKQYAALCDVFVMDAFGTAHRAQASTHGVAKFAQVACAGPLLSAELEALGKALDKPARPMVAIVGGSKVSTKLTVLDSLSKIADQLIVGGGIANTFIAAEGHPVGRSLYEADLVDDAKKLMEKCDIPVPSDVRVATEFSETAEAVLKSASDIKDDEQVLDIGDVTAERLAEILKNAKTILWNGPVGVFEFPNFRKGTEIIANAIAESEAFSIAGGGDTLAAIDLFDIADKISYISTGGGAFLEFVEGKKLPAVAMLEERAKQ from the coding sequence ATGTCTGTAATTAAGATGACCGATTTAGACCTAGCGGGTAAACGAGTTCTTATCCGTGCTGACCTGAACGTTCCAGTTAAAGATGGTAAAGTGACTTCAGATGCGCGTATCCGTGCTTCTTTACCAACAATTGAAGCCGCGTTAAAACAAGGCGCTAAAGTGATGGTAACTTCTCACTTAGGTCGTCCTACCGAAGGTGAGTACAACGAAGAGTTCTCTTTAAAACCAGTTGTTGACTATCTGAAAGACAAATTAACCGCACCAGTTAGCCTTGCTAAAGACTATTTAAATGGTGTTGAAGTCAATGCAGGTGAGTTAGTTGTTCTTGAAAACGTTCGTTTTAACAAAGGCGAAAAGAAAGACGACGAAACACTGTCTAAACAATACGCTGCATTATGTGATGTATTCGTAATGGATGCATTCGGTACGGCTCACCGTGCTCAAGCATCAACTCATGGTGTAGCTAAATTTGCACAAGTTGCTTGCGCGGGTCCACTGTTATCAGCAGAGCTTGAAGCATTAGGTAAAGCATTAGACAAACCAGCTCGCCCAATGGTTGCGATTGTTGGTGGTTCTAAAGTTTCAACTAAACTGACTGTATTAGATTCTTTATCAAAAATTGCTGACCAATTAATTGTTGGTGGTGGTATTGCAAATACCTTTATCGCAGCAGAAGGTCATCCAGTAGGCCGCTCTTTATATGAAGCAGACCTTGTTGATGATGCCAAAAAGCTAATGGAAAAATGTGATATTCCAGTACCAAGCGATGTTCGTGTTGCGACAGAATTCTCTGAAACAGCTGAAGCTGTTTTAAAATCAGCAAGTGACATCAAAGATGATGAACAAGTACTGGATATCGGTGATGTAACAGCTGAACGTTTAGCTGAAATTCTGAAAAATGCAAAAACTATCCTGTGGAATGGTCCTGTAGGTGTGTTTGAATTCCCTAACTTCCGCAAAGGGACAGAAATTATCGCGAATGCGATCGCAGAAAGTGAAGCGTTCTCTATCGCTGGTGGTGGTGATACGCTGGCTGCGATTGATTTATTTGATATTGCAGACAAAATCTCTTACATTTCAACCGGTGGTGGTGCTTTCTTAGAGTTCGTTGAAGGGAAAAAACTGCCCGCTGTTGCAATGTTAGAAGAACGCGCTAAACAGTAA
- the rnz gene encoding ribonuclease Z: MELIFLGTNAGVPSKDRNVTSMVLDLQNKQKSMWMFDCGEATQHQILHTRVKLPRLNKIFITHLHGDHIFGLPGLLCSRSMGGTETRLTVYGPKGIKAFIETALTLSQSYLTYPLDIMEIEDAGFLFDEEGIKVSCEALSHPVPCFGYRLEEKNSPGKLDAQKLKAENIPTGPWLQDLKQGKTITLPDGRAIDGKAYIGPEIKGRCIAIFGDTQPTPNALNLANNADVIVHEATFKHEMAEQANSRGHSTTVQAATLAKNANVKKLILTHISSRYLPEDYVELLKESQHVFSHTEIASDFAIFRL, translated from the coding sequence ATGGAGCTTATCTTCTTAGGCACTAATGCAGGTGTACCTTCTAAAGATCGTAACGTCACCAGTATGGTACTTGATTTACAAAATAAACAAAAAAGTATGTGGATGTTTGATTGTGGTGAGGCCACACAGCATCAGATATTGCATACCCGCGTGAAATTACCGCGTTTAAATAAAATTTTTATTACCCACTTACATGGTGATCATATTTTTGGTTTGCCAGGATTACTGTGTAGTCGTTCAATGGGAGGAACTGAGACTCGCTTAACGGTATATGGCCCTAAAGGTATAAAAGCCTTTATAGAAACAGCCCTGACATTAAGCCAATCTTATCTGACTTATCCTCTTGATATTATGGAAATAGAAGATGCTGGTTTTCTTTTTGATGAAGAAGGCATAAAAGTCAGTTGTGAAGCGCTTTCTCATCCCGTTCCTTGTTTTGGTTATCGCTTAGAAGAAAAAAATAGTCCGGGTAAACTCGATGCCCAGAAGCTAAAAGCTGAAAATATTCCGACTGGCCCTTGGTTACAAGATTTAAAACAAGGTAAAACCATTACATTGCCAGATGGAAGAGCCATTGATGGCAAAGCGTATATTGGCCCCGAAATAAAAGGACGATGTATTGCTATTTTTGGTGATACGCAACCCACACCAAATGCATTAAATCTTGCCAATAATGCAGATGTCATTGTGCATGAAGCAACGTTCAAGCATGAAATGGCAGAGCAAGCAAATAGCCGTGGGCATTCAACAACAGTACAAGCAGCAACGTTAGCAAAAAACGCGAATGTCAAAAAGTTGATTCTTACGCATATTAGTAGCCGTTATTTACCAGAAGATTATGTTGAGTTACTCAAAGAAAGCCAACACGTTTTTAGCCATACGGAAATTGCGTCTGATTTTGCCATTTTTAGGTTGTAG
- the yetF gene encoding Protein of uncharacterised function (DUF421), with protein MEYYFLVIIKFIIGFTIILVHMNLSGKTQLSQLTPIDFIGNFVLGGIMGGVIYTDAIPLYQYITVFLIGVCFISLLNYISKRFNFFRAVAIGNPIPIIKKGEFIMENITEKKNKIDILNITSRLHAQGIHTFQEVNYAQIEPDGQITVVCDGAKMPSLIVMKDGIIRTSELVQIEKDEAWLQEEMKKQHIDKPEDVFLAEFWDGKVNFILQDGKIKRTASLQEH; from the coding sequence ATGGAATATTACTTTCTGGTTATTATTAAATTTATTATTGGTTTCACTATTATATTAGTTCATATGAATTTATCAGGGAAAACACAACTTTCTCAATTAACTCCCATTGATTTTATTGGTAATTTTGTTCTAGGGGGAATTATGGGAGGGGTGATCTATACGGATGCTATTCCTCTTTATCAATATATTACTGTCTTTTTAATTGGTGTTTGTTTTATTTCTTTGCTCAATTATATCAGCAAACGATTCAATTTTTTTCGTGCAGTTGCGATTGGAAACCCCATTCCCATAATAAAGAAGGGGGAATTTATTATGGAAAATATTACGGAAAAGAAAAATAAAATAGATATTCTTAATATTACTTCACGTCTTCATGCTCAAGGTATTCATACATTTCAAGAAGTTAATTACGCACAAATCGAACCTGACGGACAAATCACCGTAGTGTGTGATGGGGCAAAAATGCCTTCCTTGATTGTGATGAAAGACGGCATTATTCGTACTTCAGAATTAGTACAAATAGAAAAAGATGAAGCATGGTTACAAGAAGAGATGAAAAAACAACATATTGATAAACCTGAAGATGTTTTTTTAGCTGAGTTTTGGGATGGAAAAGTGAACTTTATTTTGCAAGATGGCAAGATAAAACGTACCGCATCACTGCAGGAGCATTAA
- a CDS encoding lipoprotein encodes MNKKLLTSLVLAGLVTITAGCDDSSKKVDEGIDKAKETATQVTETAQDKANELTEQAKDKATDLKEDASAKADELSQQAQELKDKAEQKAAELKAQADEKTDALKENISQKTDELKDTSATKVEEIKQSLEAESNKLSEKAAELKQDASKTADNLMQEADNKVDQLKSDASKTSGDIKQQAQETENQALDKADQLTDQAKQKIDDLKAENK; translated from the coding sequence ATGAATAAAAAACTACTTACTTCATTGGTTCTAGCGGGTCTTGTTACTATCACAGCAGGCTGTGATGATTCATCTAAAAAAGTGGATGAAGGTATTGATAAGGCAAAAGAAACAGCAACTCAAGTCACTGAAACAGCGCAAGATAAAGCCAACGAGTTGACAGAGCAAGCAAAAGATAAAGCAACCGACTTGAAAGAGGATGCATCAGCAAAAGCTGATGAATTATCACAACAAGCTCAAGAGCTCAAAGATAAGGCAGAACAAAAAGCTGCAGAATTAAAAGCACAAGCTGATGAAAAAACAGATGCGCTAAAAGAGAATATTTCACAAAAAACAGATGAATTAAAAGATACAAGTGCAACAAAAGTGGAAGAGATCAAACAAAGTCTAGAAGCTGAAAGTAATAAACTCTCTGAAAAAGCTGCGGAGCTAAAACAAGACGCCAGCAAAACGGCTGATAACCTAATGCAAGAAGCTGACAATAAAGTTGATCAGCTAAAAAGTGATGCTTCAAAAACAAGTGGCGATATAAAGCAACAAGCTCAAGAGACAGAAAATCAAGCACTTGATAAAGCTGATCAATTGACCGATCAAGCAAAACAAAAAATTGATGATTTAAAAGCTGAGAACAAATAA
- the betU_2 gene encoding secondary glycine betaine transporter, translated as MSQQNDITPQKVRMKINPPVFYTSALLILLVVGFSALFPELANDKLGHLQENLFTNASWFYILAVALVLLSVTYLGLSRFGQIKLGPDHARPHFSYFAWFAMLFSAGMGIGLMFFGVAEPVMHYLMPPTGDAQTIEAAKEAMRLTFFHWGLHAWAIYAIVALILAFFSYRHGLPLTLRSALYPIIGDRIHGPIGHAVDIFAVMGTVFGVATSLGFGVLQVNAGLNHLFGVPINPTVQVILIVVITALATISVVSGLEKGIRFLSELNLGLAVILLLLVIILGPTVLILKSFVENTGGYLSEIVSKTFNLYAYEPKSSDWLGGWTLLYWGWWLSWSPFVGMFIARISRGRTIREFVVGVLFVPAGFTLLWMTVFGNTAIHLIKDKGAETLANIVQQDVSLALFEFLNYFPFSTVLSFVAMLMVIVFFCNICGLWSYGCRHVSIRGR; from the coding sequence ATGAGTCAACAAAACGATATAACCCCTCAAAAAGTTAGGATGAAAATTAATCCTCCCGTTTTTTATACATCAGCGCTGTTAATTTTATTGGTCGTTGGCTTCTCTGCGTTATTTCCAGAGCTGGCTAATGATAAATTAGGTCATCTTCAGGAAAACCTCTTCACGAATGCAAGTTGGTTCTACATTCTAGCCGTAGCATTGGTTTTGCTGAGTGTGACTTATTTAGGTCTTTCCCGTTTTGGTCAAATAAAACTAGGTCCCGATCATGCACGCCCTCACTTTAGCTATTTTGCCTGGTTTGCCATGCTCTTTTCTGCGGGAATGGGTATTGGATTAATGTTCTTTGGTGTGGCTGAACCCGTCATGCATTATTTAATGCCTCCTACTGGCGATGCCCAAACCATAGAAGCAGCCAAAGAAGCTATGCGACTTACTTTTTTCCACTGGGGATTACATGCATGGGCTATTTATGCCATTGTCGCTTTAATCTTGGCTTTTTTCTCTTATCGCCATGGTTTGCCATTAACATTACGTTCAGCACTTTATCCTATTATTGGTGATCGCATACATGGCCCTATTGGCCATGCTGTAGATATTTTTGCTGTTATGGGAACGGTATTTGGTGTTGCAACCTCTCTGGGTTTTGGTGTTTTACAGGTGAATGCCGGTTTAAATCACCTTTTTGGTGTTCCGATTAATCCAACTGTTCAAGTTATTTTAATTGTTGTAATCACGGCTCTTGCTACTATTTCCGTTGTGTCTGGATTAGAAAAAGGGATCCGCTTTTTATCCGAGCTCAACTTAGGTTTAGCCGTTATTCTTCTTTTATTAGTGATCATTCTCGGCCCAACAGTATTGATATTAAAATCATTTGTTGAAAATACTGGTGGATATTTATCTGAAATTGTGAGTAAAACCTTTAATCTTTATGCTTATGAACCAAAATCGAGCGATTGGTTAGGAGGATGGACACTACTTTATTGGGGTTGGTGGTTATCATGGTCCCCATTTGTCGGTATGTTTATTGCTCGTATTTCTCGTGGCCGTACTATCCGCGAATTTGTTGTCGGTGTTCTGTTTGTTCCTGCTGGCTTTACTTTACTTTGGATGACAGTGTTTGGTAACACAGCAATCCATTTAATCAAAGACAAAGGTGCCGAAACACTTGCCAATATTGTGCAACAAGATGTTTCCTTGGCTTTATTTGAGTTCTTAAACTATTTTCCATTTTCAACCGTATTATCCTTTGTTGCGATGCTGATGGTCATTGTATTTTTTTGTAACATCTGCGGACTCTGGAGCTATGGTTGTAGACACGTTAGCATCAGGGGGAGATAG
- the dtpB gene encoding inner membrane transporter YhiP has protein sequence MDKPAQVGLLQQPKPFFMIFFVELWERFGYYGVQGILAVYFVSKLGFSQEQAFITFGAFSALVYGLISIGGYVGDHLLGTKRTIVLGAIVLAIGYFMTGMSIMYPNLIFYALGTIAVGNGLFKANPASLLAKCYPPKDPRLDGAFTLFYMSINVGSLISLSIAPVLADRYGYSLTYNICGIGLIIALLVYFFCRKMVANIGSEPDHLPMNYNKLLLVIAGSVAMVFACAWLLHNVMIANIVLVSLSIIVVFIYFREAFKQKDRVARNKMYVAFVLMLEAVIFYILYAQMPTSLNFFAIHNVHHNLLGFEIHPVSFQALNPFWIIIASPILAIIYSRLGAKGKDFSMPAKFTAGMLLCSLGFLTAAASGMWFADAQGLTSPWFIVLVYLFQSLGELMISALGLAMVAAFVPQYMMGFILGMWFLTQATAYLLGGYVATFTAAPEGITDPLQTLPIYTDVFGKIGMVTLIVGLVMWATVPLLNRMMKEESKSVKVTG, from the coding sequence ATGGATAAACCCGCTCAAGTCGGTTTATTACAACAACCTAAACCATTCTTTATGATTTTCTTTGTAGAATTATGGGAACGTTTTGGTTACTACGGCGTACAAGGTATTCTTGCCGTTTATTTTGTTAGTAAACTCGGTTTCTCTCAAGAACAAGCTTTTATTACTTTTGGTGCATTCTCAGCACTGGTTTATGGGCTTATTTCTATTGGTGGCTATGTTGGTGATCACTTATTAGGAACAAAACGAACAATTGTTTTAGGTGCTATTGTTCTGGCTATCGGTTATTTCATGACGGGTATGTCAATCATGTACCCTAATTTAATTTTCTACGCATTAGGAACTATCGCTGTAGGTAACGGTTTATTTAAAGCTAATCCTGCAAGCTTATTAGCAAAATGCTATCCCCCTAAAGATCCTCGTCTTGATGGTGCATTTACACTATTTTATATGTCGATAAATGTCGGCTCACTAATCTCTTTATCTATTGCGCCAGTGCTTGCCGATCGTTATGGATATAGCCTGACTTATAATATTTGTGGTATTGGCTTGATTATCGCTTTATTGGTTTATTTCTTCTGTCGTAAGATGGTGGCAAATATTGGGTCTGAACCAGACCATTTACCAATGAATTACAACAAACTGCTATTAGTCATCGCGGGCTCTGTAGCTATGGTATTTGCTTGTGCATGGTTACTGCACAACGTAATGATTGCGAATATTGTTTTAGTTAGCTTGTCTATTATTGTTGTCTTCATTTATTTCCGTGAAGCCTTTAAACAAAAAGACAGAGTTGCGCGCAATAAAATGTATGTTGCCTTTGTTCTGATGTTAGAAGCCGTTATTTTCTACATCCTTTACGCACAAATGCCAACCTCACTAAACTTCTTTGCTATTCACAACGTTCATCATAATTTATTGGGTTTTGAGATCCATCCTGTAAGCTTCCAAGCTTTAAACCCATTCTGGATTATTATTGCGAGCCCAATCTTAGCGATCATATATAGCCGTTTAGGCGCGAAAGGCAAAGACTTCTCAATGCCAGCGAAGTTTACCGCAGGTATGCTTCTGTGCTCGTTAGGATTCCTTACAGCTGCTGCATCGGGGATGTGGTTTGCAGATGCTCAAGGCTTAACATCACCTTGGTTTATCGTTCTGGTTTATTTATTCCAGAGTTTAGGTGAGCTAATGATCAGTGCGTTAGGCTTAGCTATGGTTGCGGCTTTTGTACCGCAATATATGATGGGCTTTATTTTAGGTATGTGGTTCTTGACTCAAGCAACAGCCTATTTATTAGGTGGTTATGTTGCCACCTTCACCGCTGCACCAGAAGGTATTACAGATCCGCTACAGACTTTACCTATTTATACCGATGTATTTGGTAAAATTGGTATGGTGACCTTAATTGTAGGTCTGGTTATGTGGGCAACAGTGCCTCTACTTAACCGAATGATGAAAGAAGAAAGCAAAAGCGTTAAAGTCACGGGCTAA
- the hpcR gene encoding homoprotocatechuate degradative operon repressor (MarR family transcriptional regulator) yields MHESLTIALLQARESAMGFFRPVLKEHNLTEQQWRIIRVLADKRSIDFHELAQKSCILRPSLTGILIRMERDELICRLKPVSDQRKLFVSLSTNGQNLYDKIQPKIEEGYQLLEQKFSTEKLQQLSGLLKELMALNSDSVERSEK; encoded by the coding sequence ATGCATGAATCATTAACTATCGCGCTATTGCAAGCTCGGGAATCTGCGATGGGGTTTTTTCGACCTGTTCTTAAAGAGCATAATCTGACAGAACAACAATGGCGGATTATTCGAGTGCTTGCTGATAAGCGTTCTATTGATTTTCACGAATTAGCACAAAAATCGTGTATTCTTCGACCAAGTTTAACGGGTATTCTTATTCGAATGGAAAGAGATGAGCTTATTTGTCGACTAAAACCCGTTAGTGACCAACGAAAGCTTTTTGTTTCACTTTCTACCAACGGTCAGAACTTATACGATAAAATTCAACCTAAAATTGAAGAAGGTTATCAATTACTTGAGCAAAAGTTTTCAACTGAAAAGTTACAACAGTTATCAGGATTATTAAAAGAGCTGATGGCACTTAATTCAGATAGTGTAGAACGTTCAGAAAAATAA
- the betU_1 gene encoding secondary glycine betaine transporter: MVVDTLASGGDSETPVWQRIFWAALMGISAITLLLAGGLTALQTVTIASALPFSIVLLASIYGLIKALRVDVYKRDSQQLTTIAPPASRNPIPWQRRLRNIAYFPKRSHVKRFMDEVIQPSMEMVSAELSKQATQCYIHNEEDDRIGFEVDLGDDMNFFYEVRLRFYTQPAFALAGLSDEERDEEHKYYRAEIHLKEGGQDYDVMGWTKEQIIHDILDQYEKHIHFLHVLGKQ; encoded by the coding sequence ATGGTTGTAGACACGTTAGCATCAGGGGGAGATAGTGAAACACCTGTATGGCAACGTATTTTCTGGGCTGCCTTAATGGGTATTTCAGCCATCACCTTATTATTAGCGGGTGGATTAACGGCACTTCAAACTGTTACGATTGCAAGTGCATTACCTTTCTCTATTGTATTACTCGCTTCTATTTATGGGTTAATAAAAGCACTAAGAGTTGATGTGTATAAACGAGACAGCCAACAGTTAACTACGATTGCACCACCAGCAAGCCGTAATCCAATTCCTTGGCAACGTCGTTTAAGAAATATTGCTTATTTTCCAAAACGTTCCCATGTAAAACGTTTTATGGATGAAGTAATTCAACCTTCAATGGAAATGGTCTCTGCTGAATTAAGCAAACAAGCAACTCAATGCTATATACATAATGAAGAAGATGATCGCATTGGCTTCGAAGTCGATTTAGGCGATGACATGAATTTCTTCTATGAAGTTCGTCTGCGTTTTTATACCCAACCAGCCTTTGCTTTAGCTGGATTAAGTGATGAAGAAAGAGACGAAGAACATAAATATTATCGTGCGGAAATCCACTTAAAAGAAGGTGGACAAGATTACGATGTCATGGGTTGGACAAAAGAACAAATCATTCACGATATTCTTGATCAGTATGAAAAACACATTCACTTTTTACATGTGTTAGGTAAGCAATAA